The Deinococcus aquaticus genomic interval GCACGAGCGCCTGCGGGCGGAGGGCTATCCGCTGTTCGCACCGCTGACCACCGCCACCTACATGGAAAGCGACACGCCGCACACGCAGCGGCAGGTGCTGGTGCAGGACCCCGACGGCTACCTGCTGCGCTTCACGGACTGAGCGGGGCGGTCTGAGAGGGGTAGTGCGCCCGCTATGCTGGGCGGCATGCAACACACCCGCACCTGGTCTGACGTGTACGGCAGTGCCCTCGCCCTGTTCGAGGGTCGCGCGGGGGGGCACGCGTGGCTGGTCGCGGCTCCCCCGTCCCTGGCGGGTGGGCTGGCAGAGGAACTGGCGGGCGTGGACGGCAAGGGCCGCGTGACGCTGGTCGTGCATGACGGCCTGACGCCGCTGCTGGCGGCGCTGCGCGAGGCGGACCCGCGCGGCGTGATCGTGGTGGCCCCGTCGGCCCTGTCGGGCGGCCCGAACGTGAGTGTGCCGGAGTGCGTGGTGAACGACGCGGGCGGCGTGGAGTACCACGAGGGCGGCGAGTTCCCTGCCTGGACGGGCGCGGACGGCGCGGGCGGCCCGCTGGGCGAGTGCGCGGCCGCGTCCGCAGCAGCCCAGGCAGGCGCGGCGGTGGTCGTGGTCGGCCCGGAGAACGTGGGGGGAGCCCTGAGCGCCTGGATGGACCGCACGCCGCACGGCCGCTGAAGTTCACTGGCGGGGCTTCAGCGCAGGATCAGGCAGGTGGTCGTGGCGTGCGCGTACAGTTTGCCGGCGTCGTCCACGATGCGGCCCTCGGCGATGGCAGTCTGGCGGGTGGTGGCGACGACCTGCCCGACGGCCTGCACTTCTGGGCCGCCGGCGATCAGGGGGCGGACGCAGTTGAATTTCAGTTCCAGCGTGGTGTACCCCACCCCGGCGGGCAGCGTGGTGTGAATGGCGCAGGCCAGCGCCGAGTCGAGCAGGGTGGCGAACACGCCGCCGTGCACGCTGCCGATGGGGTTGTAATGGAATTCCTGGGGTTTCAGGCGGAACACGGCGCGCCCTTCCGTGAAGTCCTCCTCGCGCAGGGGTTCCATGCCCAGCGTCATGCCGACGGGTGAGGGGGGCAGGTCGCCGCGGGCGATGGCGTGCATGAATTCCAGGCCGCTGAGGGTGCGCAGGGCGGCCAGGGCGGGGGCAGTGTCGGCCCAGGTGTAGGTGCGCTGGCGGTCGTTCGTGAGGGGCGCGTCGGTCATGCGGCGAGGATACGCGTAGACTGCCGCGCGTGAGTGCCGACCCCGCCGCCCAGACCAGCCCAGCCCCGGATGTGGTGCGGCACCTGTACGTGCACGTGCCGTTCTGCCCGACCATCTGCCCGTACTGTGATTTTCATGTGCTGACACGCCG includes:
- a CDS encoding PaaI family thioesterase; translated protein: MTDAPLTNDRQRTYTWADTAPALAALRTLSGLEFMHAIARGDLPPSPVGMTLGMEPLREEDFTEGRAVFRLKPQEFHYNPIGSVHGGVFATLLDSALACAIHTTLPAGVGYTTLELKFNCVRPLIAGGPEVQAVGQVVATTRQTAIAEGRIVDDAGKLYAHATTTCLILR